In Brassica napus cultivar Da-Ae chromosome A3, Da-Ae, whole genome shotgun sequence, the sequence aaagatttatacttttcaataaaaaaattcaattatttttatgaatgcttaaattatattaagaaaagaaaaaaataataattaagaatagttgaaaaaaaatatttgaacttggactcattggaccaaaggaaaaaaaaagtgagaattgaatctgattttttaataggcccaaatggcccaagagagatttgatttgggctggatccaaaaataatgacccaatataaatttgttattaatattatttaattgtccttaatgaaacatgcaatgttagtaaaaaaaacatgccataaggtaattatgacaataggattccgctttaatagtatagattttgatttaattgaacctaaaattaagataaaataaactgttttgtttatttaaaattatattaaaaaataaatatgtatatatttaaatttatagtcttagataaatttttatctatttcttttagataaaatatattaaatcaacttgtataaaattataagggattataaaacaatttgatataaaagttgattaattatcaaaaagtaCAACTaaactatatttctaaaatttgtagatatataaaaaaagctAATAATATTacgattaaaaattattttttttaacaaaatggtaaaaaaatgttaatctttttaataataaaattgtataattataaaacatagaaaaaaatatttagaaaattttaaaatattattatattttatcattatgtTATTTAAGGTCATATTTGAATAGGTTTATATTTTGATgatgatatataatttattagcctaccctaaaaaattactaatcatatatttttggaaagaGAGATGAAAGCTTTGGaagagaataaaataaaattatgaaaatatataaaattaaaaaaattaaaaattaaaatcacattttagTAAACTTCTGATGAAATCTagttaaaatttatagtttagtAGATTGAAATTGTAATAAAGtgaaaatataatgttttatattagttGATAAACGGCTGGAAATTGTAGCTATCCGATTTAAGTTAATCAAACGGCTATGAGTTATTCTTGATGTAATAACGtgaaaatataatgttttattgaATTAGTATAACGACTAACCACCACATGCGAGGGTTATGATGgcaaaaatgttattatttctACATGTGTCTAATTTGAGAAATAGAAATAATACTTTCAACtggtaaatattttttcattttattatattacgATTTCAATTAATAAGTTTGTTTATGATTAGACGAAAACAATTAGGAATTGGAGTTtacgaaatattatttttctcacATGCATAGTCACTTTTTAAACGGTCaaacttatatttttgttgttgtttgttgatgtttttttgACATCGTTGTTGTTATTATGTATATCAATGTGGAAAAATAGTTTGTAACTACCATTATGCTAGTAGCATATAGTAATTCTTATGTAACAATGTTAGTAGTATTTAGACAGAAATAATGTATGACAGCGTAGCCAATGTAATTTGCATGGTATTTATTATAATTGGTGCGTTAATAAACGTTATTTCGTTTGTAATGAGCAATCATGGAATATAACTTTTATCTACTAAATATATTTCCAGAAATGAAATTAGTGTTTTAATTTTCTGAAAAGGGAACAGAAGAATTTTGTAGAAACTTGTTACTAGTCTACTTgaccattaattaatttaataaaatatattttagtttctgGTGGAAAAATGAATACCATTTATTTTGGTGGtttcaaaaagtttaataatttagatGTACCAGTGGTTACATTATTAATGTCTTTAAAGAAAGGATAAAGACATCTTTTACTTTATTGGAACAGCTTTTTGAGTTGTAATTTTGAGACGCATTGGATTCCTTGTTTGACCATTGTCTACCTGAAAAACCCGCTAACATTGAATATATCTCTCTGTCTTCTCTATccctttcatcttcttttctctataaaattaaaaaaatgccTCAAGATTCTGcgactactactactactacttctCCGCCGCCACCATCAACCGCAGTGAACTCGATGCCGAACGGTTCCCCTACCAATCCTTCCACTTCTCTGACGCAACCAGACTTTAAGGATGAAGATGAAAACCCAAAGCAACTAACTTTGGAACCAGAGCCAATTCAGCCGCCGCCGGTGACTCCGGAGCCAAATCCGCAGCCGAGCTCTGACCAAGATTCTCGGTTATCTTTAGTTCCGGAGCCGGAGGAGACCAACAACGCGGCGGAGGTGACAGAGCAGACTCACCAAGTCACGCCGGAGACAGCAACATTGGAGCAAGAAGGTCTCAAACACACGGCGGAGAATTCAGAAACGCCGGTGGCTACGGAGCCAAATACACAACGGAGTTCTGAGCAAGATTCTTCGTTGCTTTTAGTTCCGGAGCCCGAGGAGACCGACCACACCGCGGAGGATTCAAAGCAGCCTCACCAAGTGACGCCGGAGACGGTGGCTTCGGAGCCAGAAAGTCCCAAACACGTGGCGGAGGATTCAGAGCAGCCACGTCAAGTGATGCCGGAGAATGTGACTTCGGAGCCAGAGACGTCGCTGCTTGAGCTTTCGGAGCAAGGAGAGCCTAACCATAAGGTGGAGAATGATTCAGAGAAGCTGACACCGGAGACAGAACCAACGCAGAAGCTGATGTTAGAGCAGCGGAAAAAGTACACGGAGGTAGCAGACTGGACAGAGCCGGAACCACCAGACGCGGCGGTGTTAGAAGCTGCAGCGTCAGCCCCCGAGCCAAAGCAACCAGAGCCTCACAACCCTGAAGTCGCAGCTTCTTCCTTGAAAACAAGATCGTTGGCGGAGATGATGAACAGAGAAGAAGCCGAAGAGAAACCAAAGATTCAGATTCCTCATAGCCTCGGCTCCTTCAAGGAAGAAACCAACAGAATCTCCGACCTCTCGGACCACGAGTTAAACGCTCTTCACGAGCTCCGTCACCTCTTGCAAGAATCAACCACCATAGACTCCAGCAAAACCTTCATATGGGGTGTGCCACTTCTCAAAGACGACAGAAGCGACGTCGTTTTGCTCAAATTCTTGAGAGCCAGAGATTTCAAACCGCAAGAAGCTTACTCAATGCTCACCAAGACACTCCAGTGGAGAATGGAGTTCAACATCGAGGAGCTTCTCGACGAAAACCTCGGAGACCATTTAGACAAGGTTGTGTTCATGCAAGGACAAGACAGGGAGAATCATCCGGTCTGTTACAACGTCTACGGTGAGTTTCAGGACAAGGATCTTTATCAGAAGACGTTCTCGGACGAGGAGAAGAGAGACCGGTTCTTGAGGTGGAGGGTTCAGTTTCTTGAGAAGAGTATAAGAAAGCTAGATTTTGTGGCTGGTGGGGTTTCCACGATCTGTCAAGTAAACGATCTCAAGAACTCTCCAGGACCTGGCAAAACCGAGCTCAGGGTAGCCACTAAGCAagctcttcatcttcttcaagacAATTACCCTGAGTTTATCTCTAAACAGGTATATAAATCTTTTGTATTGACAGTCATGTTTATATGTGAGAATCTGATAATGTGGAATGTTGTCACCAGATATTCATCAACGTTCCATGGTGGTACCTTGCTTTCTATAGGATTATCAGCCCTTTCATGACCCAAAGGTCAAAGAGCAAACTCGTTTTCTCAGGTCCTTCAAGATCTGCAGAAACCCTTTTcaagtaattaataaaaaatctttGAGCTTTTTTCTTCACATTGTTTCTATAACTATTGTTAAAGTCACTCTCTGTCTTTTGGTTTATTAGGTACATATCACCAGAACATGTCCCGGTTCAGTACGGTGGACTAAGTGTGGATAACTGCGACTGCAACTCGGATTTCACACATGAGGACACCGCCACTGAGATTACCGTTAAaccaacaacaaaacaaaccgTCGAGATTATTATTTACGAGGTGAGAGACTTTTTCTATGGGGAcaattttatacaaattttacACTTATGCATGTGATTTGTTACAATTGTGCTTCGAATTATTTTGTCTGCAGAGATGCACCATCGTGTGGGAGATTAGAGTAGTGGGATGGGAGGTTATGTATGGAGCAGAGTTTGTGCCGGAGAACAAAGAAGGATACACAGTGATAATTCAGAAGCCGAGGAAGATGGCTTCAGGAGATGAACCGGTTGTGTCTCAAAGCTTCAAAGTTGGAGAAGTTGGCAAGATTTTACTAAGTGTGGATAACCCAACGTCCAACAAGAAAATTCTTATTTACAGGTTCAAGGTTAAGCCTTTGCCGTGTGagtaacaaaagttgcatctatCTTCAAGAGtagttgtccaaaaaaaaaaaaaaaatcttcaagtGTTTCTTAGCTTAGAACTTGATCAAATGTTTGTtggttgtgtttctttttcttcttcttctatatgGCCGACATATGCGTGTGTTTCCTGTTTGTTAAATGCGTTTATTTTAGATTTGTATTTTGCTTTAGTATCTCTTTAATTTGCTTCCAAGGAGGATGATGTTTTGAGTAGTAAATGGCTTTTAAAGGATACATGCTTTTTTTTGTTGGTCAGGAATTAAGTGTCCAGTGCAGATTGTTAAGAAAAGAGTATGACAATGATTGCTGTAATTGCATCTTGCTAAATCCTTATAATTGCTTCTTGCTCAATCCTTATAATTGCTCCTCTGAATATTGCTTAGCATATATCAGCGGAATCTTAAACACAATCTCATCAGGGACTTCAAGCCAAGTGTAGCAAGCAGTTCCTCTTGTGGTTATTTAGAACAAAATTTGGATGCCACTGATGAAGACAAACAACAGTAAAATCAAAAGGGAAGATATCAAGGAGAgtgttgagaaaaaattaaagggTAGTAAACAAACTGTGTCTTCTTCACATCGAAGTGggatcattaaaaaaaaaaactcacatgTGATGTAAGTAATTAATATGATCAAATCCACACATACCAGATTACCAGTTATCAATCTCAAGTCATCACATTCAacaagagtaaagagtaaaaaaagtattttaactCGTAACGACCGATCCCCTTAAATAAATATAGTGTTACACGTAACtttaaactataaaaacaactaattatagaaacaaaacaagatgAATGATAGAAGAGAATCACGTCATTTTTCTCTAATAGCTgaacaaaacaatcaaaattGACTAATATCATTGATAATGATGGATATGCTATTGATAAATAGATGCAATCACCAATTAAGATTGATCTAATTGATATACATTCCTTTTATCTAcaattgcatttttttttctggaaaacaaacaaaaatctaagACAAAAGAGGAACCCTAATTGGATCGCTATCGCCGTCATATTCATCTCcacaatcgtaaatggatctaGCTTGATCCTCTAAGTATCTCTCAAGCAAACTACCTTCAATCTCAACTTCTTCCACTACAAGCTCGCCGAATCCTTCCTCACATCGCCGCAAATCATCTTCGCCTGCGGCGAGAACTTCCGTTACGACGGAGGAAGGTGGTGATTTCACGATTCGGCTGCGGAGGCGACTGAAGACCTCGACGGCACAGAGGAGAGGGATCGAAAGGCAGAGAAGAGGTAGAAGGATAGGCGAACAAAGTAGGAAGAAGACGAAGCGACTCAACCGTGTAGGGAGGAAGGATGCGGCGGTTAGCATGACGTCAGCGGAACGAAACGGCGGCGTTCATTTGTTTCGTGTTTTTGGGGTCCTACCGGGAAGCTTTGGCACATGACTTACTTTCTTAATCCAaagactttttttctttttttttttgcttttatacaTTCATTCAGTCTCTTGCCGACTTCCATGTTACCTTaagtaattttaatatattttttgggcTGTCTCTCAAGTAATTTTCTGATGACCAAACATGTGCCTAACCCTTAAGTactgtttttataaataaaaaaaaagtactgtttttatattctttatattTACATAGTTTGGGAAAATTAGTTGACAGAAGAACAACGATGATGAATACTTAAGGATAATAATCTGAAATGCCCGaaaactttataaaacttttttgaggTGCCCCGGTTATAAAAAAATGAACTAGACTATGAACTGTGTTTAAAAGCACGAgcatattttttaacaaaatctagTTTACAATATCATttagattttaacatttttgatgattaatttttaacattttattttactgCATTTTAAAAGTTGTCTGCTTTATTCATTTCACCGTAAGAAAAGGTCAAAGTTGTCTGCTTTATTCATTTCACCGTAAAAAGGCTCCTAGATACTTGCTGGAGGTAAACCAAACATCTTTTCACCATGGAATCAATGAAGACGCAGTATCTCAAATCTTGGTCTGGTAGAAAGAAGGaaaaggagaggaagaagaggtgGTTCTTGGAAAACGGAAGCCTCTTACTAGAAGAACTAATCTCTGACTCTAATGGTAAATCTATTCCTATACGCAGCTTTCCTTCCGACCAGATCCTTGAAGCCACTAATAACTTTGATTCAAGTTGTTTTGTCTCGGAAGATGCGTACTATAAATGGTACAGAGGTGATATAGAAGACAGATCTTATATGATCAAGAAGTTCTCCGAGGATAAAGTTACAGGACACAGAGTTGAAGAGGTTTACAATGATATTGTCTTGTCTGCTCGAATGAGCAATCACAACAACTTTCTAAAACTATTAGGATGCTCCCTCGAGTTTCCTTTTCCGGTTCTTGTTTTTGAATTCGCTGGTAATGGAGTCTTGAATGAGAGAGGAGGTATTAGTGTTAACGGGGAAGATTCTTTGTTGCCTTGGGGTTTACGGTTAAAGATTGGGAAAGAGATTGCAAATGCTGTGACGTATCTTCACATGGCGTTCCCTAAGATCATCATACATAGAGATGTTAAGCCAATGCATGTTTTCTTGGACAGTAACTGGACCGTGAAGTTGTCTGATTTATCCTTCTCGATATCTCTCCCTGAAGGAAAAACAAGAATAGAAGCTGAAAGAATTATCGGAACGTTTGGGTACCTTGATCCGCTATACCATGCCACGAGTTTTGTGACTGAGTATACCGATGTGTACAGCTTTGGGATCTGTTTGTTGGTTCTTGTCACTGGTAAACCAGTTGTCATTGCTGGATCTGATGGAGATCCTCATGGTATTCTTAGCTATGTGGTAGGATTGTGGGAGAATGGGAAAGTCAATGAAGTACTTGATCCAATGATTGCTAAAGACATCACAAGTGTCCAGAAATCGCAGGTGGAAATGTGTGTTGGGCTGGCTTTGAGATGCTGCGAGGCGAGAGATGAATACAGACCAAAGATGATCCAAGTAGCTAAAGAACTCAAACTGATTGAGGCATTACTGAGAGATACTAGCTAGATCTAATGTTTGTTGCAGGCCCCTTTTATCCGTTAGGTTATCTGTAAAAACATGTTTCAGCTTCATATTTTCGTTGGTTACGTTATCAAAACGAAATACTTAAAAAAGTCTGAAAACAGAGATATTATTCAATAAACTAAGCTCTTAGACGATGCTTTGACAATTCCTACTGATTTGACTTCTTTGGCCATATCCATCATTGTAAGCAAGTCCTTTTAATAGGCCAGAGTCTGGAAAATGTTTCACTTGTAAAGATGCAGAGTTTAAAACTGAGTTTTGACGTATAGTTTGTACCAGCTGGAATTAATGCAGCAGAAACTGCTACTACGTGTAGTTCTAACCGATCAGTTTCCTTCTTGGCACTGAAAACAATATCTTTGAAATTATAAGATTGATTAGTATGTGAATCCATCTCCTCGGCTTTGAAATTTTAAGATTGATGGCTGGTCGGTCGACCCTCAGTGTGTATCCCAGCCTTAAGCAAGGCTTTATATGATGCAAATTTCTTAGGAATGCCTCATATCATCTTTTTGACCAATTCCTTTTGTCCTTATAGTTTTACATAGGACAATAGCGTCATTCTTTACTGAACTCAACTTTGAGTTGAAACTTGTGGTGGATACATATCTTCAGTCATCCTCAGATTTTTTAATTGAGAAGCCAACTAATCCAACCTTGTTCTGTTAACAGTGGCAGTTCCTTCGTAGTAGTTAACTAACACGTGTTCCATACGTCTTTTGCTGAAGAACATCCTTTAAAAAAGATCTTGAACTGATCAGGAATAGAATTGAAGAATTGACACTGTCTCCGACGAAGAGGAATCTGTCCAACCAAGTCATCATTCTAACCAATGAACTGATGCAACATCGCCTTAAGAAACTTAGTAAGCATTGAATTATAGCGGACGGCTTTGTGAGTCTGAATGTGCAACTTCAAATCCTGGTCTTAGCAAACTACACATACGATGGCAGTTCTTCTAGAATGGAGGGCATGGTTCAGTCCCAAGTTCAGGCGCCGATAAATTGTGTCGCTTACTACTTCGAGATTCGACCATTGTTCTGAACACATTAGAAATTCTTCCATGTAATGAGTTAAGCAACTCTGTTATGTACTCATGTGTCAATGATTGGATCACTTGTGCTAAACTCACTTTGAGTAACCTATGCAAGAATAGGGAACTTGGAACAATGAACCAAAAGTCTCAAAGGAACCGACTGTTTGTTCCAGAATAATTTCTAGAcctttaattgataaaaaaaacaaatgaagcatctatactattatttataattttattcatttagttaccataaatacttatttttttaacattgtttTAGTTGTCTGCCATATGATATTAATTGGTTATagagttatttttaatttataagtaggttaaaatacattaaaatttaaaatcgttGACCAATGATATGATaacaaaaaataagattttaccCATGGGTAACATATAACCAAATATTACTTAAATGATTTCCTTTTTAAGAAAAAGTTACTTAAATGATTTTTCTAGTCCTTTTACCCTACTCCATAATTATTCGGTCGAATGAGaaaatagataattttttaggcaattttcttgaatagccatttttaagttttttttcaaaaaatagtcgttaaaataagaaaatgactaaaatagtttttttttgttttgaaaattttaattttgatttttttatttttaaaaatttgaaaccatatctCCAAAACTTCGCCCCTTAACGCTAAACTCTaagtttagattaattaacctaaggtaaaaatacatttttattctttaataaaacttatttcgatcattttttttattaaggaatatttttgtgataaaaacttaaaaatgattatGCTAGGGAATTTTTCTAATTTGTTTTCCTGAATAGAAAATTGATGTAAAAAAAGATCTGGttattgcttttctttttttcttatatgaatTAACAGATTATCAATGGCGGCATTTTAATgatgaaagaataaaaaaaaacacataaagaaaaagaaaacataaatgaTTATATGTAGGAAATAGTACGAGAGATGGACATATAAATTGAGATTCGGGGCCGTCTCGGTTTATTAATTGTTCGGTTTATTTCCCTTCCAAATTTAATTTCGAAGGAACAATTCTCCTGGGGACTTTCCCTCTGTTTCCAAGGTAACATTTTCTCgggaaaatttatattattttctaggAAAAGAACTCCCCGCGCTCTTTCTTTTCTTGAAACTAGGTCAAATCTTACTTTAGAAATTCATCTGGGTAGATCGATACTCTTGATTTCGTTGCCGTTCATGTGTGGTATCTAGGCGAGAGACTTTCTCGGGAACACACGTTTTCTTCACTGATTCGTTCGCTTCGTAGTATCGTATCGATGCAATTTtggattatttttttgtgtCCAGGAAACGATGATGAAGATGGTAATTGATACGGAAGATTGGGAGGAGGAGATGAATACCGCACAAATCGTTAAGCCGTATATGGATAGGATTGTTATGGATTATCTTGTTAGTGAAGGAAAGTTAGAAGCGGCCCATGTATTCACGGAAGAATCTCTAACTCAGGGTAATGATTCAACATTTTTTCTAAGTTTCTTGAGTGTTTCTATTCTCACTTTGTTGTGTTATCAGCTCAAATACAGCTTGTGGATGAGCGAATTACCCAACGAGTTGCTATTGTGGAAGCCATCAAAGCTGGAGATCTCAATTTTGCTAAAGAGGAGCTGAGTGCTTTCAAGCCTGAGGTACACTGTGATTTGATCTGTGTTCTCTCATCAGTATTGTGGTTATAATCAAAACCTGAAACTTGTGCAGATACTGAGAAACTTCCATCTCCTTAAGCAACAGTTCATAGAACTTATCCGTGAGGAAAGACACAGTGATGCATTTGATTTTGCTCAGCTTCATCTGAAACCATTTCACGAGGATGTGTGTTTCTCATCTCCGTGTATTGTTTTTGATTATAGAGATCATAGTACTGACTGTTTTTATTCAGATGGCATTTTTAAAACAAGTGGAGGAAGTTATGTCTCTTCTCGTCTTTGAGAACATTTCAACATGTCCCGTGAAAGATTTTCTTGGCGAATCCCAATGGCTTAAGACAGCTAGTGAAGTAAATGCAGCAATTCTTAGCAGCTTCGGGAAAGGTAACTTTCTTTTTTCATTTCACTGTTTGATGTGTGTTCTCTTAGCACCTGTACCATGTTAACAAGTACGTTATGTTTGTGAATTAATAGGTCCCAAACTTCAACGCTTGCTGAAAAAGCTGACACTGAATCAGAAACAGTTGGATGAGAGAGCATATGAGTACCCACGTATGAGTGATATGTCCACTGGTGAGCTCATATACCCAGAAGAATGAAGAAACCAATCTGCCAGAGAAAACAACACCAATTTACACATTGCTACTACtatttttggtttgtttgtaTTAACCGGGttactttgttttttcttctctggTTATTTTCGGTATAGCTTTTATCACATACAACATCATTTGTACAAAGATCATTTTGAATCAACGAAACAAACAAAGAGATATTCTCTCTAACAACTCCGTATCTAGTGTTTGATTCAATGAACTTCTCCCACTTCATTCACAAATTTCGCCCACTCTTCAAATCGAGAAGACGTGGCcaacgaggaagaagaatctTATCAGGAGTTCTTTTTCACGTATGTAATCAATGTTTGAAGTGGAGATCAAGATCCAATTCATTTCATGTTACACTTCTGACATATCTTATCTGCTGACATGTTTGGTTGTTGTGTAAATGGAACTCTGGTAGGGACTGTCTCCAAGTATATCAAGGGTCCTCTCTTTCCTACTGTCGCTTAACATAGCCAGAACGAGAAGTATGCTCCTCTTAttctttcctttctttttgtTGAATTATCCTCCCAGCTCCTTGCATGTGAGGTTCATTGTTATGCTCTGGGGTTTTGTTCTGAATGTTGGCAGGGTTACTGTCAACTTTGGGCAGGAGAAGTTTGCTTTTGATCTTAAGGTAAGATACGATTGGCTACTATTTCTTAGCTTTTGAGTAATTCGAGCAAATTATTTACACTTCCCACATTTCAAAGGAAGTCAAGTGTATGAAACTGATATTTCAACTTCACTACCATTGATAAATCCATAAATAATACAAGATGCAAGCTCTTGCAGAAGGTCAACCATAACAATAAGCTTAGCCACTCCATAATCTTTCTTTAAGAGCAACTGCAACTGGTTTGTTTATCATCATAGGTAACCTGCTCATACTTTCCTCATTTAATATCAGATAAGGAACTCCACTCAATTCAACACTAACAGCTGTAGAAGTGATTTGAGGTTCATTAGGTGAGAATTCAGATTACCAAGGGGCGACGAACATTGGGAGATAGGTCAGCTCAGAAGGGAGAAGATATCCAGAATGTGTTGCCCAGAGCTTCCACTGCATGGCGTCTAGAACATGCATTTTTGAAACCAGTCTTTTGAATTTTCCATGAAATCTCTGAGTCCTTCCATCGCTCTTGTGACATTCTCCAGTGATCAGTTGTTGAGGCTCCTTGCTAGATAAATATCGAGTAATGCTTGAGGAACTTGGTCGAGAGGTCGCGAAACTGTCAATATAATTCTCCAAGAGTCTCGCAAACCATGTCAGGTCCGctgaatattttttcaaaaaacgtctaaatgatttaatattagtcaaacttaaaaaagaaatttaatattttagaaatttgagACACTCATATCCGCCTACCATTAACAATTTAACGATGCTCTAAtacaatattaattattgaCATTGTAATGGAAAAGATAAaccattttaataaaaaaaaaatttgccaaCTATAGAGACAATTATTAAcgtctaataaaaaaaatttacaaggaAAAAAGACTAAGGTATTAACTGACTGCAAATACTTGATAGAGATGATAAAGGAACCTTAGACATGGCCGACTTTCTCGACGTAGTTGAAGAATATTCAAGAACTGAAGAGATGATATCATGATTTCAAAATATCCAATATTTTTCGGGCCCTAATGAGATCGATGATTTTTAGCTAGAGTTGCTTGATCTTTTTATATGATTCTTTGTTTTGTGTTTATTATATTTCGTTGTAGTTAACGAAACCACTTCAGATTTGAGTATTAAAATAACTAGAGGGtttttccgggctacgcccggatttttccctataatattattaaattgattTAAACTTGCGTTTTTAGTATTGAGTAGGGTTTTTTCTGGTGAGATTGTATTgtaattctttttatatatacagaGTAATGCATCTCTTTTAAAAGGATGGTTATGGCTGAAGTTATTGATTCAactgttattatataattttggtaAGTGGTGCTATGAGGTT encodes:
- the LOC106438481 gene encoding patellin-5, which translates into the protein MPQDSATTTTTTSPPPPSTAVNSMPNGSPTNPSTSLTQPDFKDEDENPKQLTLEPEPIQPPPVTPEPNPQPSSDQDSRLSLVPEPEETNNAAEVTEQTHQVTPETATLEQEGLKHTAENSETPVATEPNTQRSSEQDSSLLLVPEPEETDHTAEDSKQPHQVTPETVASEPESPKHVAEDSEQPRQVMPENVTSEPETSLLELSEQGEPNHKVENDSEKLTPETEPTQKLMLEQRKKYTEVADWTEPEPPDAAVLEAAASAPEPKQPEPHNPEVAASSLKTRSLAEMMNREEAEEKPKIQIPHSLGSFKEETNRISDLSDHELNALHELRHLLQESTTIDSSKTFIWGVPLLKDDRSDVVLLKFLRARDFKPQEAYSMLTKTLQWRMEFNIEELLDENLGDHLDKVVFMQGQDRENHPVCYNVYGEFQDKDLYQKTFSDEEKRDRFLRWRVQFLEKSIRKLDFVAGGVSTICQVNDLKNSPGPGKTELRVATKQALHLLQDNYPEFISKQIFINVPWWYLAFYRIISPFMTQRSKSKLVFSGPSRSAETLFKYISPEHVPVQYGGLSVDNCDCNSDFTHEDTATEITVKPTTKQTVEIIIYERCTIVWEIRVVGWEVMYGAEFVPENKEGYTVIIQKPRKMASGDEPVVSQSFKVGEVGKILLSVDNPTSNKKILIYRFKVKPLPCE
- the LOC106441974 gene encoding uncharacterized protein LOC106441974 yields the protein MLTAASFLPTRLSRFVFFLLCSPILLPLLCLSIPLLCAVEVFSRLRSRIVKSPPSSVVTEVLAAGEDDLRRCEEGFGELVVEEVEIEGSLLERYLEDQARSIYDCGDEYDGDSDPIRVPLLS
- the LOC125606908 gene encoding serine/threonine-protein kinase ZRK1-like, encoding MESMKTQYLKSWSGRKKEKERKKRWFLENGSLLLEELISDSNGKSIPIRSFPSDQILEATNNFDSSCFVSEDAYYKWYRGDIEDRSYMIKKFSEDKVTGHRVEEVYNDIVLSARMSNHNNFLKLLGCSLEFPFPVLVFEFAGNGVLNERGGISVNGEDSLLPWGLRLKIGKEIANAVTYLHMAFPKIIIHRDVKPMHVFLDSNWTVKLSDLSFSISLPEGKTRIEAERIIGTFGYLDPLYHATSFVTEYTDVYSFGICLLVLVTGKPVVIAGSDGDPHGILSYVVGLWENGKVNEVLDPMIAKDITSVQKSQVEMCVGLALRCCEARDEYRPKMIQVAKELKLIEALLRDTS
- the LOC106435667 gene encoding protein GID8 homolog, yielding MMKMVIDTEDWEEEMNTAQIVKPYMDRIVMDYLVSEGKLEAAHVFTEESLTQAQIQLVDERITQRVAIVEAIKAGDLNFAKEELSAFKPEILRNFHLLKQQFIELIREERHSDAFDFAQLHLKPFHEDMAFLKQVEEVMSLLVFENISTCPVKDFLGESQWLKTASEVNAAILSSFGKGPKLQRLLKKLTLNQKQLDERAYEYPRMSDMSTGELIYPEE